From one Dysidea avara chromosome 9, odDysAvar1.4, whole genome shotgun sequence genomic stretch:
- the LOC136266410 gene encoding uncharacterized protein produces MYSKLIRDIRSDDELPVVSFNKLIFTRNVGGPFLSVSRYIKIKLRQLQFFQNVLQSGHGLVAVSDYYHLNVTVSNMKFKFNQILTNGSTFYCSSSAVDIPKSTNPSVIYEIGDPVTHISRRYSRAKESITPPTHRLYLVNTIFEHNRGGGHGASIYISHICEYCPVFGSYTIKNSKFNNISDINSVVYHGSSNYSRYTTNVTIKDCMFTNNVGTALYLVNSNLVFDKGVTLFEKNTAEHGGALYLDLNSKLTFAAQCDVIFNNNQAIRYGGVMYCNVLPSNNCSRNVNNILEVMNNTNIQFNDNVAVIGGSSVFFSVSSSCDGVFQSELNVTKHVLGEQIVTSPVEIRLDPPAYLLTDYSEMEENGVDPVNDSEVRGSGVDLVNILGYPTYTINDIMLGQDIAIPVCVVDENGKPAGVVSFSVVPISGDDIYNIEGDIIYSLSCMSSQGMSNFQVTGKEPIVDTNPPTIVIQFHSLYDTAYTWTPIIVTLRIELSPCHSGFQYDNQLEKCICYDRDDTIQCSSSSAKLRRGYWFGVVDKKVTVGICPVNYCNLRNCEGTTTFCPLLSSPDDQCGEHRSGIVCGECEDGYTLSFDSIVCVNNSKCSIEQTVFVVTMTFLYWIASIILVFTIMFFKIGIWNFYGLTFYYSVADLLLGQVLCSSGILYRIVTIVSSLARLTPQFLGELCFVKGLSGIDQQFIHYIHPLAVLVILLLISISAKFSRRLSLFVSRGIIHVICFLLLLSYTSIASTSLLLMRPLRFTGVSKVFTHLSPDLEYFNGRHLVYSLVAIVCGLVIAIGLPLLLLLEPFLNHKINFTRFKPLLDQFQGCYKDKYRCYASYYMMCRLVLLIIVNINVTNIFTKAYIQLVALVIMALIHLIVRPYASKVLNIVDGLVLATMILITALQPFEAGNGSTINTVNGLAFTLLLLPLFIVLILIATFIKQPITSCLCTVKNKNDDSIQENTTIPNMEYQVTIDQALRERTRSTIIDELDREPSPVCFRESLLELGIN; encoded by the exons ATGTACTCTAAATTGATAAGAGACATACGTAGTGATGATGAACTACCAGTTGTCTCTTTCAATAAGTTGATATTTACAAGAAATGTTGGTGGTCCATTTCTTTCAGTCAGTCgttatattaaaataaaacttCGACAATTGCAATTTTTTCAAAACGTGTTACAGTCTGGACATGGTCTAGTTGCAGTGTCTGACTACTATCATCTGAATGTTACTGTTTCAAATATGAAATTTAAGTTCAATCAAATCCTAACAAATGGAAGTACATTTTATTGCTCTAGTTCTGCAGTAGATATACCTAAGTCAACCAATCCTAGTGTCATATATGAAATTGGAGATCCAGTAACTCATATTTCTAGAAGGTACAGCCGTGCTAAAGAGTCAATCACTCCACCTACGCACAGATTATACCTTGTTAATACAATATTTGAACACAACAGAGGTGGTGGCCATGGagcaagtatatatatatcacatatatgTGAATACTGTCCTGTTTTTGGTTCTTATACAATTAAAAATAGTAAATTTAATAACATCAGTGATATCAATAGTGTTGTGTACCACGGTAGCTCTAATTATTCACGGTACACTACTAATGTAACAATTAAAGATTGTATGTTTACAAACAATGTTGGTACTGCACTCTACCTTGTGAATTCAAATTTAGTATTTGATAAGGGAGTTACCCTGTTTGAAAAGAATACCGCAGAACATGGCGGAGCACTATATCTTGATCTGAATTCAAAACTAACATTTGCCGCACAATGTGATGTCATTTTCAATAACAATCAAGCAATAAGATATGGAGGagtaatgtactgtaatgtaTTGCCAAGTAATAACTGCTCCAGAAATGTTAACAACATTTTAGAAGTGATGAACAATACAAATATCCAGTTCAATGATAATGTAGCTGTAATAGGAGGAAGTTCAGTATTCTTCAGTGTGTCATCATCTTGTGATGGAGTGTTTCAATCTGAGTTGAATGTTACTAAACATGTGTTAGGTGAACAAATAGTCACTTCACCAGTAGAAATAAGACTAGACCCTCCTGCATATTTGCTAACTGATTATAGTGAAATGGAAGAAAATGGTGTTGATCCAGTAAATGATAGTGAAGTCAGAGGAAGTGGTGTCGATTTAGTTAATATTTTAGGATATCCTACATACACTATTAATGATATAATGCTTGGTCAAGATATTGCTATCCCAGTTTGTGTAGTTGATGAAAATGGAAAACCAGCTGGAGTAGTGTCATTCTCAGTGGTGCCAATTAGTGGAGATGATATCTATAATATAGAAGGAGATATTATATACTCGTTGAGCTGTATGTCATCACAGGGAATGAGTAACTTTCAAGTAACTGGCAAGGAACCAATAGTAGATACAAATCCCCCAACAATCGTAATACAGTTTCATTCCTTGTATGACACTGCCTATACATGGACACCAATTATAGTAACCTTGAGAATAGAACTATCACCTTGTCATTCTGGATTTCAGTATGATAATCAACTTGAAAAGTGTATTTGCTATGATAGAGATGACACCATTCAATGTTCTAGTAGTAGTGCTAAACTCAGAAGAGGCTATTGGTTTGGTGTTGTTGACAAAAAAGTTACTGTTGGTATTTGTCCAGTCAACTACTGCAATTTGAGGAATTGTGAGGGCACCACTACATTTTGTCCTCTACTGTCATCACCAGATGATCAATGTGGGGAACACAGGTCGGGAATAGTTTGTGGAGAGTGTGAAGATGGTTACACTTTGTCTTTTGATTCCATCGTTTGTGTTAACAATAGCAAATGTAGCATAGAGCAAACAGTTTTTGTCGTAACAATGACATTTCTATACTGGATAGCTAGTATCATACTGGTATTTACAATAATGTTCTTTAAAATTGGAATCTGGAACTTTTACGGTCTAACATTTTACTACAGTGTGGCAGATCTTTTATTGGGACAAGTCTTATGTTCTTCTGGCATTCTGTATAGGATTGTGACCATTGTGTCTAGCCTTGCCAGACTGACTCCACAATTTTTGGGAGAGCTCTGTTTTGTAAAAGGATTAAGTGGAATTGACCAACAGTTTATCCATTACATACACCCATTAGCTGTTCTGGTGATTTTATTACTCATCAGCATATCAGCAAAATTTTCTAGACGACTCTCACTATTTGTTAGTAGAGGAATCATCCATGTTATTTGTTTTCTGTTACTACTATCGTATACTTCAATAGCTTCAACTTCATTGCTACTAATGAGGCCATTAAGGTTTACAGGAGTGAGCAAAGTCTTTACCCACCTATCTCCTGATCTTGAGTACTTTAATGGACGTCATTTGGTGTATAGTTTAGTAGCCATTGTATGTGGACTAGTAATTGCAATTGGACTCCCCTTACTACTCCTATTGGAACCATTTCTGAACCATAAAATAAATTTCACAAGATTTAAGCcattgcttgaccagtttcaaGGATGCTATAAAGATAAGTATCGTTGCTATGCATCTTATTACATGATGTGTCGACTGGTGCTGCTCATCATAGTGAACATAAATGTTACCAATATTTTTACTAAGGCATATATACAACTTGTAGCACTAGTAATAATGGCATTAATACATCTCATAGTAAGACCATATGCTAGTAAAGTTTTAAACATAGTTGACGGATTAGTTCTGGCAACCATGATTTTGATTACAGCACTGCAACCATTTGAAGCTGGAAATGGGTCTACCATTAACACTGTAAATGGATTAGCTTTCACTCTGTTATTACTGCCACTGTTCATTGTCTTAATCCTGATCGCAACATTTATTAAACAACCAATAACATCTTGTTTGTGTACTGTGAAAAACAAAAATGATGACAGCATACAGGAGAATACCACAATACCTAATATGGAGTACCAGGTGACCATTGACCAGGCTTTAAGAGAACGTACACGTTCAACTATTAT AGATGAATTAGATCGTGAACCAAGTCCAGTCTGCTTTCGAGAATCTCTACTGGAATTAGGCATAAACTGA